In Myxococcus guangdongensis, a single window of DNA contains:
- a CDS encoding methyl-accepting chemotaxis protein, which translates to MSLDTPNEKPTSKARSARKAPASKAAGAAAPAAPIPHKAFTDTLLTVLAGNLQARVPKELVGAGGEELAHLLNQVLDNFASSEHRKHVAAQEIDQALDALISLVREGDLSRWNTTTEDPQLGPLLEGFGKVIETLRTFVREINEAALRLSSSANQVLAASTQHETSSTEQAAAIHETTATMEELKHASAQIAENAGSVARVAEETLGAARAGRGAIGEFIQAMQQIRSDGVAVADSIAKLSKRVERIGTVVEVIDEIADRSDLLALNAALEGSRAGEAGKGFSIVAAEMRRLAENVLDSTKEIKNLITEIREATAAAAGAAEASKSATESGEKLGAVAAQAVEGILAGVQETSDAARVINLATQQQRTATEQVVASMAEIEDVTRQTTQASKQATGAAAELTQLAARLAELIKRFKAD; encoded by the coding sequence ATGTCCCTGGACACCCCCAACGAGAAGCCCACGTCCAAGGCCCGTTCCGCCCGGAAGGCCCCTGCCTCCAAGGCGGCCGGTGCCGCCGCGCCCGCGGCCCCCATCCCCCACAAGGCCTTCACCGACACGCTGCTGACGGTGCTCGCCGGAAACCTCCAGGCCCGCGTCCCCAAGGAGCTGGTGGGCGCCGGCGGCGAGGAGCTGGCCCACCTGCTCAACCAGGTGCTGGACAACTTCGCCAGCTCCGAGCACCGCAAGCACGTGGCGGCGCAGGAGATCGACCAGGCCCTGGACGCGCTCATCAGCCTGGTGCGCGAGGGTGACCTGTCGCGGTGGAACACCACCACCGAGGACCCCCAGCTGGGGCCGCTGCTCGAGGGCTTCGGCAAGGTCATCGAGACGCTGCGCACCTTCGTGCGGGAGATCAACGAGGCGGCGCTGAGGCTGTCCTCGTCCGCCAACCAGGTGCTCGCGGCGTCCACGCAGCACGAGACGTCCTCCACGGAGCAGGCCGCCGCCATCCACGAGACGACGGCGACCATGGAGGAGCTCAAGCACGCCTCCGCGCAGATCGCCGAGAACGCGGGCAGCGTGGCGCGCGTGGCGGAGGAGACGCTGGGCGCGGCGCGCGCGGGTCGTGGCGCCATCGGTGAGTTCATCCAGGCCATGCAGCAGATCCGCAGCGACGGCGTCGCGGTGGCGGACTCCATCGCCAAGCTGTCCAAGCGCGTGGAGCGCATCGGCACCGTGGTGGAGGTCATCGACGAGATCGCCGACCGCTCGGACCTGCTCGCGCTGAACGCGGCGCTCGAGGGCAGCCGCGCCGGTGAGGCGGGCAAGGGCTTCTCCATCGTCGCGGCGGAGATGCGCCGGCTGGCGGAGAACGTCCTGGACTCCACCAAGGAGATCAAGAACCTCATCACGGAGATCCGCGAGGCCACCGCCGCGGCCGCGGGCGCCGCCGAGGCGTCCAAGTCCGCCACCGAGTCCGGCGAGAAGCTGGGCGCCGTCGCCGCGCAGGCCGTCGAGGGCATCCTCGCCGGCGTGCAGGAGACGAGCGACGCCGCTCGCGTCATCAACCTCGCCACGCAGCAGCAGCGCACGGCCACCGAGCAGGTGGTGGCGTCCATGGCGGAGATCGAGGACGTGACGCGTCAGACGACGCAGGCTTCGAAGCAGGCGACGGGCGCGGCCGCGGAACTCACGCAGCTGGCCGCGCGTCTCGCGGAGCTCATCAAGCGCTTCAAGGCCGACTAG
- a CDS encoding radical SAM protein, with the protein MTSAPKLLFADPKGRVMEHPYLLATLRSGEELVPPQDKPIPLPSAGRLVHLPGRLPVGLHPDTGELELVRQMNVGGKSFVPNAVGALLPPGYTRTFLPGEVKGDGPVLPQWAYTAAAWGKDGPVAWAIHTDRRSHWDPERYSTPDMKALVDAHLKRFPDNRVLKQLKTCALLYRCFTSQNTFYVRDEAAIPASVMCNARCVGCISDQPADGPPASHERMDDGPTAEEMGAIGLFHLENAQGRTMVSFGQGCEGEPLTRWKFIAESIRYMRARTQKGSININTNASLTKGLEALLDAGLDAVRVSLNAASKGLYEAYYKPVKYGWEDVEASIALARERGAYLALNLLLFPGVTDREGEVKALERLVKKYRVDQVQTRSLAIDPLQYLEAARDVGAGGEPVGVRTLLQRLKAARPGIIIGNFARGLEERENAAGRG; encoded by the coding sequence ATGACGTCCGCGCCGAAGCTGCTGTTCGCCGACCCCAAGGGCCGGGTGATGGAGCATCCCTACCTGCTGGCCACGCTGCGCAGCGGTGAGGAGCTCGTTCCTCCCCAGGACAAGCCCATCCCGCTGCCGTCCGCCGGCAGGCTGGTGCACCTGCCGGGCAGGCTGCCCGTCGGCCTGCACCCCGACACGGGCGAGCTGGAGCTGGTGCGGCAGATGAACGTGGGGGGCAAGTCGTTCGTCCCCAACGCGGTGGGCGCGCTGTTGCCGCCGGGCTACACGCGCACGTTCCTGCCGGGCGAGGTGAAGGGCGACGGGCCGGTGTTGCCGCAGTGGGCATACACGGCGGCGGCGTGGGGGAAGGACGGGCCGGTGGCGTGGGCCATCCACACGGACCGCCGCTCGCATTGGGATCCGGAGCGCTACTCCACGCCGGACATGAAGGCGCTGGTGGACGCGCACCTGAAGCGCTTCCCGGACAACCGCGTGCTCAAGCAGCTCAAGACGTGCGCGCTCCTGTACCGGTGCTTCACGTCGCAGAACACGTTCTACGTCCGCGACGAGGCGGCCATCCCCGCGTCCGTCATGTGCAACGCGCGCTGCGTGGGCTGCATCTCCGACCAGCCGGCGGACGGTCCTCCCGCGTCGCACGAGCGCATGGATGACGGGCCCACCGCGGAGGAGATGGGCGCCATCGGCCTGTTCCATCTGGAGAACGCGCAGGGGCGCACCATGGTGAGCTTCGGCCAGGGCTGCGAGGGTGAGCCGCTCACGCGCTGGAAGTTCATCGCGGAGTCCATCCGCTACATGCGCGCGCGCACGCAGAAGGGCTCCATCAACATCAACACCAACGCCAGCCTCACGAAGGGGCTGGAGGCGTTGCTCGATGCGGGCCTGGATGCCGTGCGCGTGTCGCTCAACGCGGCGAGCAAGGGGCTCTACGAGGCGTACTACAAGCCGGTGAAGTACGGCTGGGAGGACGTGGAGGCGTCCATCGCCCTCGCGCGTGAGCGCGGCGCGTACCTGGCGCTCAACCTGCTCCTGTTCCCCGGCGTCACGGACCGCGAGGGTGAGGTGAAGGCGCTCGAGCGGCTGGTGAAGAAGTACCGCGTGGACCAGGTGCAGACGCGCTCCTTGGCCATCGACCCGCTCCAGTACCTGGAGGCCGCGCGCGACGTGGGCGCGGGCGGGGAGCCGGTGGGCGTGCGCACGCTGCTGCAGCGGCTGAAGGCGGCCCGGCCCGGCATCATCATCGGCAACTTCGCGCGGGGACTCGAGGAGCGCGAGAACGCCGCGGGACGCGGGTAG
- a CDS encoding chemotaxis protein CheW, with translation MAPDRAVAVQARPEQEFFCFRVGDLRLGVPSENVLEVFRAGLLTPLPRTPSFIMGVTGHRGEVLPVVDLLRFLSKGEARIGPRTRLFIGITGSIVAGVVADTVLGLRRFPVADILPPPLGGDAAAEHLMGVVPGATPQDSINLLNFSKLLQTARQRAVAR, from the coding sequence ATGGCTCCGGACCGCGCCGTGGCCGTCCAAGCCCGACCGGAGCAGGAGTTCTTCTGCTTCCGGGTGGGAGACCTTCGGCTCGGCGTGCCCAGCGAGAACGTCCTCGAGGTGTTCCGCGCCGGCCTGCTCACCCCCCTGCCGAGGACGCCCTCCTTCATCATGGGCGTGACCGGCCACCGCGGCGAGGTGCTGCCCGTGGTGGACCTGTTGCGCTTCCTGTCGAAGGGCGAGGCGCGCATCGGTCCCCGCACGCGCCTGTTCATCGGCATCACCGGCAGCATCGTCGCCGGGGTCGTCGCCGACACGGTGCTGGGCCTGCGCCGCTTCCCCGTGGCGGACATCCTCCCACCGCCGCTGGGCGGTGACGCGGCGGCCGAGCACCTGATGGGCGTGGTGCCGGGCGCCACGCCGCAGGACAGCATCAACCTGCTCAACTTCTCCAAGCTGCTGCAGACGGCGCGGCAGCGGGCGGTGGCTCGATGA
- a CDS encoding Frizzy aggregation protein FrzB encodes MNDESLDVEEKTEEVDILFFEVGAGVFGTDASQVLRIDRSLPEDITLPELGQLHRGNRALVFDTPEGEGHLKVDTVRGVRPIPVTQLRRMPPTAGAAAYAVGVCLEEARTVLLIDLVETARTRGTQGRH; translated from the coding sequence ATGAACGACGAGTCGCTCGACGTGGAGGAGAAGACGGAGGAGGTGGACATCCTCTTCTTCGAGGTGGGCGCCGGCGTGTTCGGCACCGACGCGTCGCAGGTGCTGCGGATCGATCGCTCGTTGCCGGAGGACATCACCCTGCCGGAGCTGGGCCAGCTGCACCGCGGCAACCGCGCGCTGGTGTTCGACACGCCGGAGGGCGAGGGCCACCTGAAGGTGGACACCGTCCGGGGCGTGCGCCCCATCCCCGTGACCCAACTTCGCCGCATGCCCCCCACGGCGGGCGCGGCCGCTTATGCCGTCGGTGTGTGCCTGGAAGAAGCCCGCACCGTGTTGCTGATTGACCTGGTGGAGACCGCCAGGACCCGAGGAACTCAAGGAAGGCACTGA
- a CDS encoding response regulator, translating to MSRVLVIDDSPMLVELTVRALTAAGYQVSGAQDLTSLNQKLAEGPFALILMDVNMPEMFGDDVVEYLRSQKKVTSKLVLYSDISEAELAGKTKASGADGYILKSGGLEAVISGVMNLIGAPALGVPAAVPAPAPTEAPQAAPAAPAPIASTGLKAAPSTGGRKPRILIVDDSEMTARIIEADLVAKGFEVHVADTADKATKIILKKQTRPDLVLLDVRMPNVNGEQFCRFIKSNSLFKGIKVLLCSGENVEELQRICREAGADGYIPKDAVMGNLVAKELMPQGGE from the coding sequence ATGTCGCGCGTACTGGTCATTGATGACAGCCCGATGCTGGTGGAGCTCACCGTCCGGGCCCTCACCGCCGCAGGCTATCAGGTGAGCGGGGCCCAGGACCTGACGAGCCTCAACCAGAAGCTCGCCGAGGGGCCGTTCGCGCTCATCCTCATGGACGTGAACATGCCGGAGATGTTCGGCGACGACGTCGTCGAGTACCTCCGGAGTCAGAAGAAGGTCACCTCCAAGCTCGTCCTCTACTCGGACATCTCGGAGGCGGAGCTGGCTGGCAAGACGAAGGCCTCCGGCGCGGACGGCTACATCCTCAAGAGCGGCGGCCTGGAGGCCGTCATCAGCGGCGTGATGAACCTCATCGGCGCCCCCGCCCTGGGTGTCCCCGCGGCCGTCCCCGCGCCCGCTCCCACGGAGGCCCCCCAGGCGGCCCCCGCCGCGCCCGCCCCCATCGCCTCCACGGGCCTCAAGGCCGCGCCCAGCACGGGCGGCCGCAAGCCGCGCATCCTCATCGTCGACGACAGTGAGATGACCGCGCGGATCATCGAGGCGGACCTGGTCGCCAAGGGCTTCGAGGTCCACGTCGCGGACACCGCGGACAAGGCCACGAAGATCATCCTCAAGAAGCAGACGCGTCCGGACCTGGTGCTGCTGGACGTGCGCATGCCCAACGTGAACGGCGAGCAGTTCTGCCGCTTCATCAAGAGCAACAGCCTCTTCAAGGGCATCAAGGTGCTCTTGTGCTCTGGCGAGAATGTCGAGGAGCTCCAGCGCATCTGCCGCGAGGCTGGCGCCGACGGATACATCCCCAAGGACGCCGTGATGGGCAACCTGGTGGCCAAGGAGCTGATGCCCCAGGGCGGCGAGTAG